A window from Tenacibaculum singaporense encodes these proteins:
- a CDS encoding efflux RND transporter periplasmic adaptor subunit, which translates to MSKRAKIILGIVALLFVVILIWLGKKNQKSVVTYETEKPFKTTIVKKAVATGKVVPLEEVEIKPQIAGIIDKIVVEEGAIVKAGDLLATVRVVPNEQSLQSARGRINSVQIQLNNAKTQYDRNKKLFDNGVISSQEFEASQLSYNQAKNDLRNAQNDYQIIKKGSVGSAGANTNIRATTSGMVVEIPVKKGYQVIQSNNFNEGTTIATIADMEKMIFEGQVDESEVGKLVKGSNIEVSLGAIENKKFPAILNFIAPKGTEENGAVQFKIKADVKLDNNYFVRAGYSANADIVLEKKDSVLSIKESLLRFDKKTEEPYVEVKKGEDEFEKRELKLGVSDGVNIEVLEGVTTEDEIKIWNKASKDDEKKD; encoded by the coding sequence ATGAGCAAAAGAGCAAAAATTATCTTAGGAATAGTAGCACTATTATTTGTAGTCATCCTAATTTGGTTAGGGAAGAAAAATCAAAAAAGTGTGGTAACCTATGAAACAGAAAAACCATTTAAAACAACAATCGTAAAAAAAGCAGTAGCTACAGGAAAAGTGGTTCCGTTAGAAGAAGTTGAAATCAAACCTCAAATTGCAGGAATTATAGACAAAATTGTAGTAGAAGAGGGGGCTATTGTAAAAGCAGGAGACTTATTAGCAACGGTAAGAGTTGTGCCAAATGAACAATCGTTACAAAGTGCTAGAGGAAGAATAAACTCAGTACAAATTCAATTAAATAATGCTAAAACTCAATACGATAGAAACAAGAAACTTTTTGATAATGGAGTAATTTCTAGTCAAGAGTTTGAGGCATCTCAATTATCATACAATCAAGCAAAAAATGATTTGAGAAATGCTCAAAACGATTACCAAATCATAAAAAAAGGATCTGTAGGTTCTGCCGGAGCTAATACAAATATTAGAGCAACAACATCAGGTATGGTTGTAGAAATTCCTGTAAAAAAAGGATACCAAGTTATTCAATCAAACAATTTTAATGAAGGAACTACCATTGCAACGATTGCCGATATGGAAAAAATGATTTTTGAAGGACAAGTTGACGAATCAGAAGTAGGTAAATTAGTAAAAGGTTCAAACATAGAAGTTTCATTAGGAGCTATTGAAAACAAAAAATTTCCTGCAATATTAAACTTTATAGCACCAAAAGGAACTGAAGAAAATGGAGCTGTACAATTTAAAATTAAGGCTGATGTAAAACTTGACAATAATTATTTTGTAAGAGCTGGTTATAGTGCTAATGCAGACATAGTTTTAGAAAAGAAAGACAGTGTTTTATCTATTAAAGAATCATTATTACGTTTTGACAAGAAAACAGAAGAACCGTATGTAGAAGTAAAAAAAGGTGAAGATGAGTTTGAGAAGCGTGAGTTAAAATTAGGAGTTTCAGACGGGGTAAACATTGAAGTATTAGAAGGTGTAACTACAGAAGATGAAATTAAAATCTGGAACAAAGCATCAAAAGACGATGAGAAAAAAGATTAA